One genomic window of Methanosarcina acetivorans C2A includes the following:
- a CDS encoding Dna2/Cas4 domain-containing protein, translating into MPATPRSPEISVSDLLLYISCPRRVYFVSRGFELFPEINASRLERMLLKELSLNYPEIVSKCSLNADTLCKELEVALNQAYEDLPLMFPGDFTRIEGGALEEGSARARAKIPEIVANLLRGLEEYGKDTMLAALTPVKTEPFLSSEKLNLKGVPSKIVCFEDTNVPSILKPGNCPVQGVWASDRMHAASLALLLEAESGKEVPFAFVEYVSFGLLRKVVIRSSDRREVLKICRRVEKIKAGLMPEKTEEKFCTQCTFSEHCVSNSSLMSKFF; encoded by the coding sequence ATGCCTGCAACTCCACGGAGCCCGGAGATAAGTGTCTCCGACCTTCTCCTATATATCAGCTGCCCGCGGCGGGTGTACTTTGTCAGCCGCGGATTTGAACTATTTCCGGAAATAAACGCTTCACGGCTCGAGAGAATGCTCCTGAAAGAGCTCTCTCTAAATTATCCTGAAATTGTGAGCAAGTGTTCGTTAAACGCCGATACCCTGTGTAAAGAACTTGAAGTTGCCCTCAATCAGGCATATGAAGATCTCCCGTTAATGTTTCCGGGGGATTTTACCCGCATAGAAGGGGGCGCACTGGAAGAAGGGAGCGCGCGGGCAAGAGCAAAAATTCCGGAAATTGTGGCGAACCTTCTAAGAGGGCTTGAAGAATATGGAAAAGACACCATGCTTGCGGCACTTACCCCTGTAAAAACCGAGCCTTTTCTTTCCTCGGAAAAACTTAACCTGAAAGGTGTCCCCTCCAAAATAGTCTGTTTTGAGGACACGAATGTTCCTTCAATCCTGAAACCGGGAAACTGCCCTGTCCAGGGGGTTTGGGCGTCCGATAGAATGCATGCTGCATCTCTTGCCCTCCTCCTTGAAGCCGAATCCGGAAAAGAGGTCCCTTTCGCTTTTGTTGAGTATGTAAGTTTCGGGCTTCTCCGAAAAGTGGTCATCCGAAGTTCGGACAGGAGAGAGGTGTTGAAAATCTGCAGGCGGGTGGAAAAAATAAAAGCCGGACTCATGCCTGAAAAAACTGAAGAAAAATTCTGCACGCAATGTACATTTTCAGAGCATTGTGTTTCGAATTCTTCTCTTATGTCTAAGTTTTTTTGA
- a CDS encoding helix-turn-helix domain-containing protein, with product MTSNDSSENLRNRLAEKMAGDITLSEKPGESLKKWRLNFEISQTDIANYLKVSPSVISDYESGRRKSPGTLIVRKIVESLLEIDMERGGKKIHAYESILNAENSSKSIYSTYEYTIPIQLAKLVNLIEGDIVYKGAEKPLYGFSVIDSQRAILELSSHEFQKLYGWSTDRAMIFTKVSTGKSPMVAIRVTNLKPGAVVLHGLRNDEVEPVVVKMAEVDRIPLVATTMDLDQIVQLLKKYSQYYARE from the coding sequence ATGACATCAAACGATTCCTCAGAAAATCTGCGCAACCGTCTCGCGGAAAAAATGGCTGGTGATATCACACTCTCGGAAAAGCCCGGAGAGTCCCTGAAAAAGTGGAGGTTAAACTTCGAGATATCCCAGACCGATATTGCAAATTACCTTAAGGTATCCCCCTCTGTGATCAGCGACTATGAAAGTGGAAGGCGAAAGTCTCCAGGGACACTGATAGTCCGGAAGATCGTTGAATCGCTGCTTGAAATTGATATGGAGCGGGGTGGGAAGAAGATCCACGCTTACGAATCCATACTTAACGCTGAAAACAGTTCTAAATCCATCTACTCAACCTATGAATATACTATCCCGATACAGCTTGCAAAACTGGTTAACCTTATCGAAGGCGATATTGTCTACAAAGGAGCTGAAAAGCCTCTGTATGGTTTTTCTGTCATCGACAGTCAGAGGGCGATCCTGGAACTTTCCTCCCATGAATTCCAGAAGCTCTACGGCTGGAGTACGGACAGAGCCATGATCTTTACGAAGGTCAGTACCGGAAAATCCCCCATGGTAGCTATCCGGGTCACCAACCTGAAACCCGGAGCTGTTGTGCTCCACGGACTCCGTAATGACGAGGTTGAACCTGTTGTAGTCAAGATGGCGGAGGTAGACCGAATCCCCCTGGTCGCAACCACAATGGACCTCGACCAGATTGTGCAGTTACTGAAAAAATACAGTCAATATTATGCGAGGGAATGA
- a CDS encoding hydroxymethylglutaryl-CoA synthase: MTIGIVSYGAYVPRYRIKIEEIARLWGDDAEALKNGLMVYEKSVPDVDEDAATIAVEAARYAMARSGVDPSRIGAVYTGSESHPYAVKPTSTIVAQAIGATPEMTAADFEFACKAGTAAVQACMGLVGSGMIDLGLAIGADVSQGAPSDALEYTAAAGGVACLIGRKESELAAIIEDTYSFTTDTPDFWRREGMPYPEHGGRFTGEPGYFKHVTNGAKGLLEKLGTKPEDYDYAVFHQPNGKFPSKAAKILGFTKAQITPGLVVPKIGNTYSGSCLMGIAATLDQAKPGDRIFATAFGSGAGSDAFSITVTDRIEEIRNRAPKVSELIKDPVYIDYARYARHKGKIRLA, translated from the coding sequence ATGACTATCGGAATTGTATCTTACGGTGCTTATGTCCCGAGATACCGGATAAAAATTGAAGAAATCGCCCGGCTCTGGGGTGATGACGCCGAGGCTCTCAAAAATGGCCTCATGGTGTACGAAAAGTCCGTGCCTGATGTCGACGAAGACGCAGCAACGATTGCAGTGGAAGCGGCAAGATATGCAATGGCAAGAAGCGGCGTAGATCCCTCCAGAATCGGGGCGGTGTACACGGGTTCAGAAAGTCATCCCTACGCTGTAAAACCTACAAGCACCATCGTCGCCCAGGCTATCGGCGCAACCCCCGAAATGACTGCAGCAGACTTTGAGTTTGCCTGTAAAGCAGGAACAGCCGCAGTTCAGGCCTGTATGGGCCTCGTGGGCTCGGGAATGATCGACCTTGGCCTGGCCATCGGAGCAGACGTTTCCCAGGGAGCCCCAAGCGATGCCCTTGAATACACTGCAGCTGCAGGCGGAGTTGCCTGCCTGATCGGAAGAAAAGAATCCGAACTTGCCGCAATCATTGAAGATACATACTCTTTTACAACGGATACCCCTGACTTCTGGAGAAGGGAAGGAATGCCCTATCCCGAACATGGAGGCAGGTTTACGGGAGAGCCCGGATACTTCAAGCACGTGACAAACGGCGCAAAAGGGCTGCTTGAAAAACTCGGGACAAAACCTGAAGATTATGATTATGCAGTCTTCCACCAGCCAAACGGGAAATTCCCTAGCAAAGCTGCAAAGATACTCGGGTTTACAAAAGCCCAGATTACTCCCGGACTTGTTGTCCCGAAAATAGGGAACACCTATTCTGGTTCCTGCCTGATGGGAATTGCTGCAACCCTTGACCAGGCAAAGCCCGGAGACCGTATTTTTGCAACCGCCTTCGGGTCAGGAGCAGGGTCCGACGCGTTCAGCATAACAGTTACCGACAGGATTGAGGAAATCCGAAATAGGGCTCCGAAGGTTTCCGAACTTATCAAGGATCCCGTATACATCGACTACGCAAGGTATGCCAGGCATAAAGGCAAGATCCGTCTGGCCTGA
- a CDS encoding thiolase domain-containing protein, translating into MRDVAIIGVKNTKFGELWDRSLRDIIVEAAIGVLDDADVSGKEIDALYLGNMSGGRFVDQEHIGALIADYSGLSKNLHIPATRVEAACASGGLALRQAIMAVASGYSNIVVAAGAEKMTDVGTEEASSALAAAADREWEGMAGATFPGLYAMIAKLHMHRYGTTSEQLAEVAVKNHKNGSLNPIAQYKNEISVDDVLKSIMVADPLHIFDCSPITDGASALVVAPADIAHKYTDTPIYIKATAQASDTIALHDRRDITTLDSTVMAAKRAYSMAKLTPEDIDLVEVHDCFTIAEICAIEDLGFAEKGKGGIVTENGETAIGGRIPVNTSGGLKACGHPVGATGIKQAVEIVTQLRGDAGKRQVAGAEYGMTHNVGGSGATAVIHILSRER; encoded by the coding sequence ATGAGAGACGTAGCAATTATCGGAGTAAAAAATACTAAATTTGGGGAACTCTGGGATCGCTCCTTGAGAGACATAATTGTAGAAGCCGCTATCGGAGTACTTGATGATGCAGATGTTAGCGGAAAAGAAATCGATGCTCTGTATCTAGGGAACATGAGTGGCGGCCGTTTTGTTGACCAGGAACATATAGGGGCCCTCATCGCGGATTATTCCGGGCTTTCCAAGAACCTGCATATTCCGGCTACCCGGGTCGAGGCTGCCTGTGCATCAGGCGGGCTTGCGCTGCGCCAGGCCATCATGGCAGTAGCATCCGGCTACAGCAATATCGTAGTTGCAGCAGGGGCGGAAAAAATGACCGATGTAGGGACCGAAGAGGCATCCTCCGCTCTTGCAGCAGCAGCCGACCGTGAATGGGAAGGTATGGCAGGAGCAACTTTTCCCGGCCTGTATGCAATGATTGCAAAACTGCACATGCATAGATACGGAACCACCAGTGAACAGCTTGCAGAGGTTGCCGTAAAAAATCATAAAAACGGCTCTTTAAATCCCATTGCTCAGTACAAGAACGAAATCTCCGTAGATGATGTGCTGAAGTCAATAATGGTGGCTGATCCGTTGCATATCTTCGACTGCTCCCCAATAACAGACGGAGCATCGGCACTTGTTGTAGCTCCTGCGGACATCGCTCACAAGTATACCGATACTCCCATTTACATTAAGGCGACAGCACAGGCAAGTGACACAATTGCCCTTCATGACAGGAGGGACATCACCACTCTGGACTCAACCGTGATGGCTGCAAAGAGGGCATATTCAATGGCAAAATTGACCCCTGAAGACATTGACCTTGTCGAAGTACACGACTGCTTTACTATTGCCGAGATCTGTGCAATTGAAGACCTCGGCTTTGCGGAGAAAGGGAAAGGCGGAATTGTCACCGAAAATGGAGAAACCGCTATTGGCGGCAGGATTCCTGTCAACACCTCCGGCGGCCTGAAAGCCTGCGGACATCCTGTTGGAGCAACAGGCATAAAACAGGCTGTGGAAATCGTAACCCAGCTGCGCGGGGATGCAGGCAAACGCCAGGTAGCAGGGGCAGAGTACGGAATGACCCATAACGTAGGAGGGTCAGGAGCAACGGCAGTAATACATATCTTATCGAGGGAGAGGTGA
- a CDS encoding Zn-ribbon domain-containing OB-fold protein has protein sequence MSSVPRFWRNLGSRYNLEGTRCDECGNYFYPPRNFCVNCRRSGQIEPYKFKGTGEIVTYTLIHTAAEGFEGQAPYTLAIIKLDEGPRLTSQVVGDPEKIQIGTRVRSVFRKLGEDGERGMIYYGTKFVPAEE, from the coding sequence ATGTCTTCCGTTCCAAGATTCTGGAGAAATCTCGGCAGTAGGTACAACCTTGAAGGTACCCGTTGTGATGAATGTGGAAACTATTTCTACCCCCCCCGTAATTTTTGCGTGAACTGCAGGCGATCGGGTCAGATTGAACCCTATAAATTTAAAGGCACAGGCGAAATAGTAACCTATACGCTAATTCACACAGCTGCGGAAGGTTTTGAAGGCCAGGCTCCATATACCCTTGCGATCATCAAGCTGGATGAAGGGCCCCGCCTGACCTCCCAGGTGGTTGGCGACCCTGAGAAAATCCAGATAGGAACGCGGGTCAGGTCCGTGTTCAGAAAGCTCGGAGAAGACGGCGAACGCGGTATGATCTACTACGGCACCAAGTTTGTTCCGGCAGAAGAATGA